The proteins below come from a single Nocardioides eburneiflavus genomic window:
- a CDS encoding helix-turn-helix domain-containing protein — protein MSTVLNENEVFDDDSTGPVPAVVPDHVEVRRHAGVAAGVGLTASAVAIAYLGRATQSGSALDWAFVAVMGLLGAYWLVGLVDARTPLLVADAQGIRIRLGRTWRGLPWTAVHHVEHMPRQGLLRDGRLVVVPHNLELIEAELTGAGKRHTSLSRLLHGAPLAVPLGLSTRVVGADGDLTDALGRVARDASQIVVLEPEPGSAEDRSGDALEEVDAEGADTEQAVADKAAAPLVASPTPVALREPGAGRRSEVRRDVVEDTSDEPAGRELHRPGRVSLVEETQSWGDRVRAIARPGEAVEPLVLDDFEVEPAEDPVIGPELAAARTRLGLTVDQLADRTRIRPHVIEAVEVDDFEPCGGDFYARGHLRTLARVLGIDVAPLLATYDERYAHAPINPRRVFEAELATGVNGSIRSTRGGPNWSVLVAVVMALVLAWSIARLVMDTPPELRGATPVLNGSGGPQGAGTAPLADAVPVVVTAATGGAKVVVRDGAGEVVFKGSLAVGQTRELDASPPVRVHSTDGAVTVSIAGGAARPVGEPGVAGQGTFVAD, from the coding sequence ATGAGTACGGTCCTGAACGAGAACGAGGTCTTCGACGACGACTCCACGGGCCCGGTGCCCGCGGTCGTCCCGGACCACGTGGAGGTACGCCGCCACGCCGGTGTCGCGGCCGGGGTCGGGCTGACCGCCTCCGCCGTCGCCATCGCCTACCTGGGCCGCGCCACGCAGTCCGGGTCCGCCCTCGACTGGGCGTTCGTCGCGGTGATGGGGCTGCTCGGGGCGTACTGGCTCGTCGGTCTCGTCGACGCGCGCACCCCTCTGCTCGTCGCGGACGCCCAGGGCATCCGGATCCGCCTCGGCCGCACGTGGCGCGGGCTGCCGTGGACGGCGGTGCACCACGTCGAGCACATGCCGCGCCAGGGCCTGCTGCGCGACGGCCGCCTCGTCGTCGTGCCGCACAACCTCGAGCTGATCGAGGCGGAGCTCACCGGTGCCGGCAAGCGCCACACGAGCCTCTCGCGGCTCCTGCACGGCGCGCCGCTCGCGGTCCCGCTGGGCCTGTCGACGCGGGTCGTCGGCGCCGACGGTGACCTGACCGACGCGCTGGGCCGGGTTGCCCGCGACGCGAGCCAGATCGTCGTGCTCGAGCCCGAGCCCGGGTCGGCCGAGGACCGCTCCGGGGACGCGCTCGAGGAGGTCGACGCGGAGGGGGCCGACACCGAGCAGGCCGTCGCCGACAAGGCCGCGGCACCCCTGGTCGCGAGCCCCACCCCGGTCGCGCTGCGCGAGCCGGGTGCGGGCCGGCGCTCCGAGGTCCGCCGCGACGTCGTCGAGGACACCTCGGACGAGCCGGCGGGCCGTGAGCTGCACCGGCCCGGCCGGGTCAGCCTCGTCGAGGAGACCCAGTCCTGGGGCGACCGCGTACGTGCCATCGCCCGCCCCGGTGAGGCGGTCGAGCCGCTCGTGCTCGACGACTTCGAGGTCGAGCCCGCCGAGGACCCGGTCATCGGGCCGGAGCTCGCCGCAGCCCGTACGCGCCTGGGGCTCACGGTCGACCAGCTGGCCGACCGCACGCGGATCCGTCCCCACGTCATCGAGGCCGTCGAGGTCGACGACTTCGAGCCCTGCGGCGGCGACTTCTACGCCCGCGGACACCTGCGCACGCTCGCGCGGGTGCTCGGCATCGACGTCGCGCCGCTCCTGGCGACGTACGACGAGCGCTACGCGCACGCCCCGATCAACCCGCGCCGGGTCTTCGAGGCCGAGCTCGCCACCGGCGTCAACGGCTCCATCCGCAGCACGCGCGGCGGCCCGAACTGGTCGGTGCTCGTGGCCGTGGTCATGGCGCTCGTCCTCGCCTGGTCGATCGCCCGGCTGGTCATGGACACCCCGCCCGAGCTGCGCGGCGCCACGCCCGTGCTCAACGGCTCGGGTGGTCCGCAGGGCGCCGGCACCGCGCCGCTCGCCGACGCGGTCCCGGTCGTGGTCACCGCCGCGACCGGCGGTGCCAAGGTCGTCGTGCGCGACGGCGCGGGCGAGGTCGTCTTCAAGGGCAGCCTCGCCGTGGGCCAGACCCGCGAGCTCGACGCGTCGCCGCCCGTCCGCGTGCATTCCACTGACGGCGCCGTGACGGTGTCGATCGCCGGGGGAGCGGCACGGCCGGTCGGCGAGCCCGGTGTCGCGGGCCAGGGGACCTTCGTCGCCGACTGA
- a CDS encoding FtsK/SpoIIIE family DNA translocase, translating to MATRTSSPPGSRSSSTSGTKRTTKGSSTRSRSTSTKRPAPRSSAKGRGRSSAASRRPAPRAVRNGPGPVSRTFGALGRALAAVWLGIAHAVGAVARSIGQSARDLDPEHRRDGVGLFLFGLAMVAAAAVWWQLPGGVMDFARSLTSGAVGKVGWFVPLFLVYAGWRTLRDPERNGPAGRQVIGWSAFTLGLLGIVHIANGNPQPVLGDATNLQEAGGAVGYVTSSLLLDLMQTPYVVVPLLALLAIFGVLIITATPVYQIPARLAALRDKALGRTPAEDAAPDDEPTKPVRTRRRSMLDDEVDPEMGDPAYDSPVLSDRELRKRRKKGAEPQEDYGIDLFADPVDESADAPTAVTPAVAAAVPGGKDDTGPVEPPPHTPLPARVEQLALSGDIAYSLPDNSALKPGSPHKARSKASDAVVERLMQVMEEFGIDATVTGYTRGPTVTRYEVELGPAVKVEKVTALSKNIAYAVASADVRILSPIPGKSAIGIEIPNTDKEIVSLGDVLRSTTARSDHHPMVAGLGKDVEGGFVVANMAKMPHLLVAGATGSGKSSFINSLITSILMRSTPDEVRMIMVDPKRVELNAYEGVPHLITPIITNPKKAAEALAWVVREMDMRYDDLANFGFRHIDDFNKAVRAGKVEVPAGSERTLTPYPYLLVIVDELADLMMVAPRDVEDSVVRITQLARAAGIHLVLATQRPSVDVVTGLIKANVPSRLAFATSSLGDSRVILDQPGAEKLVGQGDGLFLPMGASKPVRVQGSWVTEAEIHQVVKHCKDQLEPTYVEDVTAPKESKRELDDDIGDDMELVVQAIELIVSTQFGSTSMLQRKLRVGFAKAGRLMDILESRGVVGPSEGSKARDVLVKPDELDSVIATLEGGA from the coding sequence ATGGCGACCCGTACGTCTTCCCCGCCGGGTTCGCGGAGCTCGAGCACGTCTGGAACCAAGCGCACCACCAAGGGTTCGAGCACCCGATCACGGAGTACCAGCACCAAGCGTCCGGCCCCGCGCTCCTCAGCGAAGGGCAGGGGCCGGTCCAGCGCTGCCTCGCGCCGCCCCGCTCCGCGTGCGGTGCGCAACGGCCCCGGCCCGGTCTCGCGCACCTTCGGTGCGCTCGGCCGCGCGCTGGCAGCGGTCTGGCTCGGCATCGCCCACGCGGTCGGGGCGGTCGCCCGCTCGATCGGGCAGTCGGCCCGCGACCTCGACCCCGAGCACCGCCGCGACGGTGTCGGCCTGTTCCTCTTCGGCCTCGCGATGGTCGCCGCCGCCGCCGTGTGGTGGCAGCTGCCGGGCGGGGTGATGGACTTCGCGCGGTCGCTCACGTCGGGCGCCGTCGGCAAGGTCGGCTGGTTCGTCCCGCTGTTCCTGGTCTACGCCGGGTGGCGCACCCTGCGCGACCCCGAGCGCAACGGCCCCGCCGGCCGCCAGGTGATCGGCTGGAGCGCCTTCACGCTCGGACTGCTCGGCATCGTCCACATCGCCAACGGCAACCCCCAGCCCGTGCTCGGCGACGCCACCAACCTCCAGGAGGCCGGGGGAGCGGTCGGCTACGTCACCTCGAGCCTGCTGCTCGACCTGATGCAGACCCCGTACGTCGTGGTGCCGCTGCTGGCCCTGCTGGCGATCTTCGGCGTCCTCATCATCACCGCGACCCCCGTCTACCAGATCCCGGCGAGGCTGGCCGCGCTGCGCGACAAGGCGCTGGGCCGTACGCCCGCCGAGGACGCGGCGCCCGACGACGAGCCGACGAAGCCTGTGCGCACGCGCCGCCGCTCGATGCTCGACGACGAGGTCGACCCGGAGATGGGCGACCCGGCCTACGACAGCCCGGTCCTCTCCGACCGCGAGCTCCGCAAGCGCCGCAAGAAGGGCGCGGAGCCGCAGGAGGACTACGGCATCGACCTGTTCGCCGACCCGGTCGACGAGTCCGCCGACGCGCCCACCGCCGTCACCCCGGCCGTGGCCGCCGCGGTCCCGGGCGGCAAGGACGACACCGGTCCGGTCGAGCCGCCGCCGCACACGCCGCTGCCGGCCCGCGTCGAGCAGCTCGCGCTGTCCGGCGACATCGCCTACTCCCTGCCCGACAACTCCGCGCTCAAGCCGGGCTCGCCCCACAAGGCCCGCTCCAAGGCCAGCGACGCGGTCGTCGAGCGGCTGATGCAGGTGATGGAGGAGTTCGGCATCGACGCCACGGTCACCGGCTACACCCGCGGCCCGACGGTCACCCGCTACGAGGTCGAGCTCGGCCCCGCGGTCAAGGTGGAGAAGGTCACCGCGCTGTCGAAGAACATCGCCTACGCCGTCGCGTCCGCCGACGTCCGCATCCTCAGCCCGATCCCCGGCAAGTCGGCGATCGGCATCGAGATCCCCAACACCGACAAGGAGATCGTCTCCCTCGGCGACGTGCTCCGGTCCACCACGGCCCGCTCGGACCACCACCCGATGGTGGCCGGCCTCGGCAAGGACGTCGAGGGCGGTTTCGTCGTCGCCAACATGGCGAAGATGCCGCACCTGCTGGTCGCCGGTGCGACCGGCTCCGGCAAGTCGAGCTTCATCAACTCGCTGATCACCTCGATCCTCATGCGCTCCACGCCCGACGAGGTGCGGATGATCATGGTCGACCCCAAGCGGGTCGAGCTGAACGCCTACGAGGGCGTGCCGCACCTCATCACCCCGATCATCACCAACCCCAAGAAGGCCGCCGAGGCGCTGGCGTGGGTCGTGCGCGAGATGGACATGCGCTACGACGACCTCGCCAACTTCGGCTTCCGCCACATCGACGACTTCAACAAGGCCGTACGAGCCGGGAAGGTCGAGGTCCCTGCGGGCAGCGAGCGCACGCTGACGCCGTACCCCTACCTCCTCGTCATCGTCGACGAGCTCGCCGACCTGATGATGGTCGCCCCGCGCGACGTCGAGGACTCGGTCGTCCGCATCACCCAGCTGGCCCGGGCGGCCGGCATCCACCTGGTGCTCGCCACGCAGCGCCCCTCGGTCGACGTCGTCACCGGCCTCATCAAGGCCAACGTGCCGTCGCGCCTCGCGTTCGCGACGAGCTCGCTCGGCGACAGCCGCGTCATCCTCGACCAGCCAGGCGCCGAGAAGCTGGTCGGCCAGGGTGACGGCCTCTTCCTGCCGATGGGCGCGTCCAAGCCCGTGCGCGTGCAGGGGTCGTGGGTCACCGAGGCCGAGATCCACCAGGTCGTCAAGCACTGCAAGGACCAGCTCGAGCCGACCTACGTCGAGGACGTGACGGCTCCGAAGGAGTCCAAGCGCGAGCTCGACGACGACATCGGTGACGACATGGAGCTGGTGGTGCAGGCCATCGAGCTCATCGTCTCCACGCAGTTCGGCTCGACGTCGATGCTGCAGCGCAAGCTGCGCGTCGGCTTCGCCAAGGCCGGACGCCTGATGGACATCCTCGAGAGCCGCGGGGTCGTGGGACCCAGCGAGGGCTCGAAGGCGCGTGACGTCCTGGTCAAGCCGGACGAGCTGGACTCCGTGATCGCCACGTTGGAGGGGGGAGCCTGA
- a CDS encoding M4 family metallopeptidase: MKHVNRGQGITLGLALIAAGLAAPPVLGASAAPAPNADRSAIAKIRDAASGAVAVRAHPATGEVGFVRAEGAKGDLLPGVAADGRQGAIQKAGAYVSQHGAAFGARADELRRSEVHADRAGWSITFSQSYKGVPVFAGELKAHVDRQGDLTSVNGFVAPDLSLDVTPGLSKSQAADRALTAVKAKPSGHEDGGPAGYRNGLTVRDAELTIYRTGSPRGIDGEARLAWAVEVWNKSSVRETLILDADTGKALNRWSMMAHALDRELYEAYVDDNGTPDDPDDDFVGGLDEPVYTEGDAFPGTLNEDQQNEVLGTSESYWMFRNTFGYNSWDGNGGKMRVVNNDPRISCPNANWNGYSTNYCNGVTGDDTVAHEWGHAYTESTSGLIYQWQAGAMNEAYSDIWGETVDMLNDRQNEGGETPADTVYRTPGLCSDYTRSGITMEITSPAGAAGDCTAAPASFGPVFGQTPVTASVVVGDDPATGTAPDGTPDTSPTNGCQPFTNGGEIDGSWVYVDRGTCTFAVKAANAEAAGAEGIVVGDSVSGRAPISMSGSAEIYGVMVTLEDGARFKAADPTPVGIEIAAVPAETDESYRWLSGESDPAFGGAIRDMWSPTCYGDPGKVSDEEYHCTEDDAGGVHSNSGVVNRTFALLVDGMDGQGTGIGLDKAAWLFWHTQINYLTPTSYFPDLADGLEASCAALTGVSFEQVTLGDPQDPDGSDGGVTEPELVEGGMTADDCAMLEDVIAETELRTDPAAQCAWEPLLEQGAPSLSCGPGTTTTTVFSEDFEDGLTGWTQDEELGFPQATGIAWEASTDAPERAGGVAYGPDPVIGTCSGGAGDITSRNGLITPSITVPTGSISPRMSFDHYVATEATWDGGNVKASVNGGAFTLVPEGAYLFNAPGGELDAGAGPMGGEPAWTGTDGGQLDGSWGTTVIDLAKVASPGASVKFRFDMGRDGCNGVDGWYVDNVKVQVCQAGTPPTTPPTPGSVDSETKAKVKPAKPRFKQDFKVIVKVTADGVTPTGRVKVRIDGKLVRTKRLDDGRIVLKVTKNLTVGKHRLVARYLGSDTVEASRDKVRFRVVRRS, encoded by the coding sequence GTGAAGCATGTCAATCGGGGGCAGGGCATCACCCTGGGCCTCGCTCTCATCGCCGCCGGACTGGCGGCCCCACCGGTGCTCGGAGCCTCCGCGGCACCCGCACCCAACGCAGATCGCTCGGCGATCGCCAAGATCCGCGACGCCGCCTCGGGAGCGGTGGCAGTACGCGCGCACCCGGCGACCGGCGAGGTCGGCTTCGTCCGGGCCGAGGGCGCCAAGGGCGACCTCCTGCCCGGTGTCGCGGCCGACGGCCGCCAGGGCGCGATCCAGAAGGCCGGCGCCTACGTGTCGCAGCACGGTGCCGCGTTCGGCGCGCGCGCCGACGAGCTGCGGCGCAGCGAGGTGCACGCCGACCGGGCGGGCTGGTCGATCACCTTCTCCCAGTCCTACAAGGGCGTCCCGGTCTTCGCCGGCGAGCTCAAGGCCCACGTCGACCGCCAGGGCGACCTGACCTCGGTGAACGGCTTCGTCGCCCCGGACCTCTCCCTCGACGTCACCCCGGGCCTCTCGAAGTCACAGGCGGCCGACCGGGCGCTCACGGCCGTGAAGGCGAAGCCCTCCGGCCACGAGGACGGTGGCCCTGCCGGCTACCGCAACGGCCTCACCGTCCGCGACGCCGAGCTCACCATCTACCGCACCGGCAGCCCGCGCGGCATCGACGGCGAGGCTCGCCTGGCGTGGGCCGTGGAGGTCTGGAACAAGTCCTCGGTGCGCGAGACGCTGATCCTCGACGCCGACACCGGCAAGGCGCTGAACCGCTGGTCGATGATGGCCCACGCGCTCGACCGCGAGCTCTACGAGGCGTACGTCGACGACAACGGCACGCCCGACGACCCCGACGACGACTTCGTGGGTGGGCTCGACGAGCCGGTCTACACCGAGGGCGACGCCTTCCCGGGCACCCTCAACGAGGACCAGCAGAACGAGGTGCTCGGCACCAGCGAGTCCTACTGGATGTTCCGCAACACGTTCGGCTACAACTCGTGGGACGGCAACGGCGGGAAGATGCGTGTGGTCAACAACGACCCGCGCATCAGCTGCCCGAACGCCAACTGGAACGGCTACTCGACCAACTACTGCAACGGCGTCACCGGTGACGACACCGTCGCCCACGAGTGGGGCCACGCCTACACCGAGTCGACCTCCGGCCTCATCTACCAGTGGCAGGCCGGCGCGATGAACGAGGCGTACTCCGACATCTGGGGCGAGACCGTCGACATGCTCAACGACCGCCAGAACGAGGGTGGCGAGACGCCCGCGGACACGGTCTACCGCACACCGGGACTGTGCTCGGACTACACCCGCTCCGGCATCACGATGGAGATCACCTCGCCGGCGGGCGCCGCCGGTGACTGCACCGCCGCTCCTGCGTCCTTCGGTCCGGTCTTCGGCCAGACGCCCGTCACCGCGTCGGTCGTCGTCGGTGACGACCCGGCCACCGGCACGGCGCCGGACGGCACGCCCGACACCTCGCCGACCAACGGCTGCCAGCCCTTCACCAACGGCGGCGAGATCGACGGCAGCTGGGTCTACGTCGACCGTGGGACCTGCACCTTCGCGGTCAAGGCCGCCAACGCCGAAGCGGCAGGCGCCGAGGGCATCGTCGTCGGCGACAGCGTCTCGGGGCGTGCCCCGATCTCCATGAGCGGCAGCGCCGAGATCTACGGCGTGATGGTGACGCTCGAGGACGGCGCTCGCTTCAAGGCCGCCGACCCGACCCCGGTGGGGATCGAGATCGCTGCGGTCCCGGCCGAGACCGACGAGTCCTACCGGTGGCTCTCGGGCGAGTCCGACCCGGCCTTCGGTGGCGCGATCCGCGACATGTGGAGCCCCACCTGCTACGGCGACCCGGGCAAGGTCTCGGACGAGGAGTACCACTGCACCGAGGACGACGCCGGCGGCGTGCACTCCAACTCCGGGGTGGTCAACCGCACGTTCGCGCTCCTGGTGGACGGCATGGACGGGCAGGGCACCGGCATCGGGCTGGACAAGGCCGCGTGGCTGTTCTGGCACACCCAGATCAACTACCTGACCCCGACGTCCTACTTCCCGGACCTCGCCGACGGCCTCGAGGCCTCGTGCGCCGCCCTCACGGGCGTCAGCTTCGAGCAGGTCACCCTGGGCGACCCGCAGGACCCCGACGGTTCCGACGGCGGCGTCACCGAGCCCGAGCTGGTCGAGGGCGGGATGACCGCCGACGACTGCGCGATGCTCGAGGACGTCATCGCCGAGACCGAGCTGCGGACCGACCCGGCCGCGCAGTGCGCCTGGGAGCCGCTCCTCGAGCAGGGTGCGCCCTCGCTCAGCTGCGGCCCGGGCACGACCACGACGACCGTGTTCTCCGAGGACTTCGAGGACGGCCTGACCGGCTGGACGCAGGACGAGGAGCTGGGCTTCCCGCAAGCCACGGGCATCGCCTGGGAGGCCTCGACGGACGCTCCCGAGCGTGCCGGCGGCGTCGCGTACGGTCCGGACCCGGTCATCGGCACCTGCTCCGGCGGCGCTGGCGACATCACGAGCCGCAACGGGTTGATCACCCCGAGCATCACCGTGCCGACCGGCAGCATCTCGCCGCGGATGTCGTTCGACCACTACGTCGCCACCGAGGCGACCTGGGACGGGGGCAACGTGAAGGCCAGCGTCAACGGCGGCGCGTTCACCCTCGTGCCGGAGGGCGCCTACCTCTTCAACGCACCGGGCGGGGAGCTCGACGCAGGAGCGGGCCCGATGGGCGGCGAGCCGGCGTGGACCGGCACCGACGGCGGCCAGCTCGACGGCTCGTGGGGCACCACGGTCATCGACCTGGCCAAGGTCGCGTCCCCGGGCGCGAGCGTCAAGTTCCGCTTCGACATGGGGCGTGACGGTTGCAACGGCGTCGACGGCTGGTACGTCGACAACGTGAAGGTGCAGGTCTGCCAGGCCGGCACGCCGCCCACCACCCCGCCCACCCCGGGGTCGGTGGACTCGGAGACCAAGGCCAAGGTCAAGCCCGCGAAGCCCCGCTTCAAGCAGGACTTCAAGGTGATCGTCAAGGTCACGGCGGACGGGGTGACCCCGACCGGTCGCGTCAAGGTCCGCATCGACGGCAAGCTCGTCCGGACCAAGCGCCTCGACGACGGCCGGATCGTGCTCAAGGTGACGAAGAACCTCACGGTGGGCAAGCACAGGCTCGTCGCCCGCTACCTGGGTTCCGACACCGTCGAGGCGAGCAGGGACAAGGTGAGGTTCAGGGTCGTACGCCGGTCCTGA
- a CDS encoding serine hydrolase domain-containing protein: MTASADPASVLDALVASGRDPGCAVAVVRDGSVDVDHTAGTTDGRREWTSDTLVMTYSVAKPFAALAVLDVVAEGALGLDDAVTTVWPEYGVAGKSGTTLRHLLSHQAGLPTFGPEAAGVAYDDRETLVALLARSAPVHRPGAGVAEHALTYGHLLDEVVRRATGEDLAARFARICAAAGWDLHLRLEVADLGRVATVTELSPGWRLDYERDPRWGPALGRPPGMLDPAVVNSARFRRASFPAIALHASAIALAHFYDDVRRPDGWVAHRLGHETWSACLEPAATGHDLVLDREVVWTLGFQRDEEDGRLEIGMGGAGGCSAWTEPNARYGAAFVSRGLGGHDRGEDVWRSIRSAYAPRP, translated from the coding sequence GTGACCGCGTCCGCGGATCCCGCCTCGGTGCTCGACGCGCTCGTCGCGTCGGGCCGCGACCCGGGCTGTGCGGTCGCGGTGGTGCGCGACGGGTCGGTGGACGTGGACCACACGGCAGGCACCACTGACGGTCGTCGGGAGTGGACGTCGGACACCTTGGTGATGACCTACTCGGTCGCGAAGCCGTTCGCGGCGCTGGCGGTGCTCGACGTCGTGGCCGAGGGCGCGCTCGGGCTGGACGACGCGGTCACGACGGTGTGGCCGGAGTACGGCGTCGCGGGCAAGTCCGGCACGACCCTCCGGCACTTGCTCTCTCACCAGGCTGGCCTCCCGACGTTCGGCCCGGAGGCCGCCGGCGTGGCGTACGACGACCGCGAGACGCTCGTGGCGCTGCTCGCGCGGTCCGCTCCCGTGCACCGACCCGGTGCCGGCGTGGCCGAGCACGCCCTGACGTACGGCCACCTGCTGGACGAGGTGGTCCGCCGCGCGACGGGTGAGGACCTGGCCGCCCGGTTCGCTCGCATCTGCGCCGCCGCGGGCTGGGACCTCCACCTCCGGCTGGAGGTGGCCGACCTCGGCCGGGTCGCGACGGTGACAGAGCTGTCGCCGGGCTGGCGGCTGGACTACGAGCGCGACCCGCGGTGGGGGCCCGCCCTGGGGCGGCCGCCAGGGATGCTCGATCCCGCGGTGGTCAACTCCGCCCGCTTCCGGCGGGCGTCCTTCCCGGCGATCGCACTGCACGCGTCGGCCATCGCGCTCGCGCACTTCTACGACGACGTACGCCGGCCCGACGGGTGGGTGGCGCACCGGCTCGGTCACGAGACCTGGAGCGCCTGCCTCGAACCTGCCGCTACCGGGCACGACCTGGTGCTCGACCGCGAGGTGGTGTGGACGCTCGGCTTCCAGCGCGACGAGGAGGACGGGCGACTCGAGATCGGCATGGGTGGCGCGGGTGGGTGCTCGGCCTGGACCGAGCCGAACGCCCGCTACGGCGCGGCCTTCGTCAGCCGCGGCCTGGGCGGGCACGACCGGGGCGAGGACGTGTGGAGGAGCATCAGGAGCGCGTACGCGCCGAGGCCCTGA
- a CDS encoding M56 family metallopeptidase: MPTPVVLGALAVVLAGPLPWALSRWRSLRRTPSAAMLLWQSTALAAVLAALGAGLSLATDRLWVAPVAAGDVVVAGLAGLVTVVVAARLLLSGHRTGIALRRMRRAHRERVDLVARTTGGVSVLEHDLPVAYCVPGMTGSRIVVSRSTLARLSADELAAVLEHERSHLRARHDLVLEAFAVLHRAFPRGVASGSARREVEVLVEVLADRAACRTGERRALLSALLTLAGSPAPHGTLGSSGSLAARVEVLRDRRPHRVQAVLVLLLAAAVLALPTALVVLPWLTGLDAR, translated from the coding sequence GTGCCGACCCCCGTCGTGCTGGGAGCGCTGGCCGTGGTGCTCGCCGGGCCGCTGCCGTGGGCCCTGTCGCGCTGGCGGAGCCTGAGGCGTACGCCGTCCGCGGCGATGCTGCTGTGGCAGAGCACGGCACTGGCCGCGGTCCTCGCGGCGCTGGGGGCTGGGCTGTCGCTGGCCACCGACCGCCTGTGGGTGGCGCCCGTCGCCGCGGGTGACGTCGTCGTCGCCGGCCTCGCGGGCCTGGTCACGGTCGTCGTCGCCGCGCGCCTGCTGCTCAGCGGCCACCGCACCGGCATCGCCTTGCGCCGGATGCGCCGCGCGCACCGCGAGCGGGTCGACCTGGTGGCGCGCACGACCGGCGGGGTGTCGGTGCTCGAGCACGACCTCCCGGTGGCCTACTGCGTGCCGGGGATGACGGGCTCGCGGATCGTGGTGTCGCGGTCGACGCTCGCACGGCTGTCCGCCGACGAGCTGGCCGCGGTCCTCGAGCACGAGCGCTCGCACCTGCGGGCACGCCACGACCTGGTCCTGGAGGCCTTCGCCGTGCTGCACCGCGCGTTCCCCCGCGGCGTCGCCAGCGGGTCGGCGCGTCGGGAGGTGGAGGTGCTGGTCGAGGTGCTGGCCGACCGGGCCGCGTGCCGCACCGGCGAGCGACGCGCGCTCCTCTCGGCGCTGCTCACGCTCGCCGGCTCGCCGGCGCCGCACGGGACGCTGGGCTCGTCCGGCTCGCTCGCAGCGCGCGTGGAGGTGCTGCGCGACCGACGTCCCCACCGCGTCCAGGCGGTGCTGGTGCTGCTGCTCGCCGCCGCGGTGCTCGCGCTCCCGACGGCGCTGGTGGTGCTGCCGTGGCTGACGGGTCTCGACGCACGCTGA
- a CDS encoding HNH endonuclease signature motif containing protein: MAGRIGPAQLDRLVAEAIKRYDLATADPTDDPEDGYLAVDPRHVTVNTEDVHYAGTMRIEAEVDLADALDLDRAVAHGAEVQKALGSELPIDARRAKALGDLARTQTALDLARLDLGGPDLAGHDVTGRDDAARTATTDTDTDTDTDADADAVADDQPSLPAARQVIIHAHFDASLSGDTTVFGPTGRMENHQRLVLLDQIRSWCADTHTEVSVKPVIDLNAELTAQGYEIPARIREQIVLRDRTCVFGWCTRPARRCDIDHIIAFDHDAHAEGRAQPGPTATSNLAALCRFHHRLKTHSAWHYTMTEPGVFEWTSPHGQRYRRDHTGTTELEPDQLDRPQPPGLVTAPARPPRPASHTRRPPRPTPAPARVLGQRSAAGPTTPPTMTPPHTPPATR; this comes from the coding sequence GTGGCCGGGCGCATCGGGCCCGCGCAGCTCGACCGGCTCGTCGCCGAGGCGATCAAGCGCTACGACCTCGCCACCGCCGACCCCACCGACGATCCCGAGGACGGCTACCTCGCCGTCGACCCCCGCCACGTCACCGTGAACACCGAGGACGTGCACTACGCCGGCACCATGCGGATCGAGGCCGAGGTCGACCTCGCCGATGCCCTCGACCTCGACCGCGCCGTCGCCCACGGTGCTGAGGTCCAGAAGGCCTTGGGATCCGAGCTGCCGATCGACGCGCGGCGGGCGAAGGCCCTCGGCGACCTCGCCCGCACCCAGACCGCTCTCGACCTCGCACGACTCGACCTCGGAGGACCCGACCTCGCAGGACACGACGTCACGGGCCGAGACGATGCCGCTCGCACCGCCACCACCGACACCGACACAGACACAGACACCGACGCCGACGCCGACGCCGTGGCCGACGACCAGCCGTCCCTGCCGGCAGCGCGGCAGGTGATCATCCACGCCCACTTCGACGCCTCGCTCTCCGGCGACACCACCGTCTTCGGACCCACCGGACGCATGGAGAACCACCAGCGCCTCGTGCTGCTCGACCAGATCCGGTCGTGGTGCGCCGACACCCACACCGAGGTGAGCGTGAAGCCGGTCATCGACCTCAACGCCGAGCTCACCGCCCAGGGCTACGAGATCCCCGCCCGCATCCGCGAGCAGATCGTGCTGCGGGACCGGACCTGCGTGTTCGGCTGGTGCACCCGCCCCGCCAGGCGCTGCGACATCGACCACATCATCGCGTTCGACCACGACGCCCACGCCGAGGGCAGAGCCCAGCCGGGGCCGACGGCGACGAGCAACCTGGCCGCGTTGTGCCGGTTCCACCACCGCCTCAAGACCCACTCCGCCTGGCACTACACCATGACCGAGCCGGGCGTGTTCGAGTGGACCAGCCCCCATGGGCAGCGCTACCGCCGCGACCACACCGGCACCACCGAGCTCGAGCCAGACCAGCTCGACCGGCCACAGCCACCGGGTCTCGTGACGGCGCCAGCACGCCCTCCTCGACCAGCGAGCCACACCCGCCGCCCTCCTCGACCAACACCGGCGCCAGCGCGCGTCCTCGGCCAGCGGTCGGCAGCAGGTCCCACGACCCCGCCGACCATGACCCCGCCCCACACCCCGCCAGCCACCCGCTGA